The following proteins come from a genomic window of Pyxidicoccus sp. MSG2:
- a CDS encoding YybH family protein produces MAVSAQPKEPAAAVPATNAQPQMAAPPGLAKERLDKLPLSMQTRANFNVKAVTQKTPEYQEIKEVVDGLVKALSTKDAALFKKLHVDDGSLVYYGPPAVTVKTLGSRQYAELCINCLEPFEKVDVRTNNDMDIRLSGPLAVVTLTGTNRLVPKQGKPTESKWRWTLTLENTQGQWLVGHEHFSFASAPTAVQ; encoded by the coding sequence ATGGCCGTATCGGCCCAGCCGAAAGAGCCTGCGGCAGCCGTGCCCGCCACCAACGCCCAGCCGCAGATGGCAGCACCACCGGGTCTGGCCAAGGAGCGCCTCGACAAGCTGCCCCTGTCCATGCAGACGCGGGCCAACTTCAACGTGAAGGCAGTCACGCAGAAAACGCCCGAATACCAGGAGATCAAGGAGGTCGTCGACGGCCTCGTCAAGGCCCTCAGCACCAAGGATGCCGCGCTCTTCAAAAAGCTCCACGTGGATGACGGCTCGCTCGTGTACTACGGGCCGCCGGCTGTGACGGTGAAGACGCTGGGCAGCCGTCAGTATGCCGAGCTGTGCATCAACTGCCTCGAGCCCTTCGAGAAGGTCGATGTCCGGACCAACAACGACATGGACATCCGCCTCTCCGGACCGCTCGCAGTGGTGACGCTGACGGGGACCAACCGCCTTGTTCCCAAGCAGGGCAAGCCTACCGAGAGCAAGTGGCGGTGGACCCTCACCCTGGAGAACACCCAGGGTCAGTGGCTGGTCGGTCACGAGCACTTCTCCTTCGCCAGCGCTCCCACCGCCGTGCAGTAG
- a CDS encoding DUF6073 family protein yields MKNQSLPFAVGCVVFALLGGVSLAGTQAQDSRSDDQRIQGLLKEMRTAQADKMAALPVKKHTIPAAGVDVMRIRMEETYIIDGVGTDTIELQGWIAVVHDNARPAPGQTEVAWGTAVMDTEFVGLDLRGHSKVFGPVHVTLDRDQPSRGQVGDIGLPAGAEEALNRRAVVARAGGDAPSLVPGKKKGLPVPEESVEPEEKKRPKRCTMSEGGNGACCIANLGVKVEMKNLGLQLVTGHPVQMFSIVETIPPVGYTASITLTPTPLLSAGRQVGTLQHAEVKFREVIKHTPIKGTQPLTRREEGNGNAKLASTR; encoded by the coding sequence ATGAAGAATCAATCCTTACCGTTCGCAGTCGGCTGTGTCGTGTTCGCGCTGCTGGGTGGTGTCTCCCTCGCTGGAACCCAGGCGCAGGACTCCCGCTCGGATGACCAGCGCATCCAGGGCCTGCTGAAGGAGATGCGCACCGCGCAGGCCGACAAGATGGCGGCCTTGCCAGTCAAGAAGCACACCATCCCCGCGGCGGGCGTGGATGTGATGCGGATCCGCATGGAGGAGACGTACATCATCGACGGTGTGGGGACCGACACCATCGAGCTCCAGGGGTGGATCGCCGTGGTTCACGACAACGCCCGGCCCGCCCCCGGTCAGACGGAGGTGGCCTGGGGCACGGCCGTCATGGACACCGAGTTTGTCGGCTTGGACCTGCGGGGCCATAGCAAGGTGTTCGGTCCCGTCCACGTCACCTTGGATCGCGACCAGCCCAGCCGCGGTCAGGTGGGTGATATCGGGCTGCCTGCGGGCGCCGAGGAGGCCTTGAACAGAAGGGCGGTGGTGGCCCGCGCCGGCGGAGATGCCCCGTCTCTTGTTCCCGGCAAGAAGAAGGGGTTACCAGTCCCAGAAGAGTCGGTGGAGCCCGAGGAGAAGAAGCGGCCCAAGCGCTGCACGATGTCTGAGGGTGGCAATGGCGCCTGCTGCATCGCGAACCTGGGCGTCAAAGTGGAGATGAAGAACCTGGGACTGCAGCTGGTGACCGGCCATCCGGTCCAGATGTTCTCCATCGTCGAGACCATTCCGCCCGTCGGCTACACCGCCTCCATCACCCTGACCCCGACGCCGCTGTTGTCGGCCGGGCGGCAGGTGGGCACCCTGCAACATGCCGAGGTGAAGTTCCGCGAGGTCATCAAGCATACCCCCATCAAGGGGACCCAGCCCCTCACGCGCCGGGAGGAGGGGAATGGCAACGCGAAGCTTGCCAGCACGCGGTAG